GCGGTTTCCCGAAATCGCCAAGGCGCTGGGCGTGGAAATTGATGAGGTGCAGGACATCGCCGAGAATATTTCCCACCTCGCCCCGCGTCCCGGCAGTGCGTTTAAAAATGAACCGGAGCAGTACGTGTTGCCCGAGGTATTTGTGGGCTGGAAGGATGATCAATGGGAGGTCACCTCCAATCGCGAGGAAGTGCCGCAGTTACGCATCAGCAATTCGTACAAGGATTTGCTGGCGGAAGCGCGCGACTCGAAGGACGTCCGCGAATACATCCGCGCCAAAATTCGCGATGGCAATTTTCTCATCAAGAGCATCCATCAACGGCAGGACACCATCCTCAATATCGCCCGCGAAATTGTGGCGCGGCAGGAGGCATTTATGGAAGAGGGCGTGTCGGCACTTAAACCCATGACGATGTCCGAGATCGCCGAGAAAGTGGAAGTGCACGAAACCACCGTGAGCCGCGCGGTGAGCGGCAAGTATATGAAAACGCCGCAGGGGCTTTTTGAAATGCGGTTCTTTTTTACCGGTGCCATCGCCACCACCAGCGGGGAAGGCGTCAGCAATACCAGCGTGAAGCAAATGATCGCCGATCTTGTAGAAAACGAAGACAAAGCAAAACCGCTTTCAGATGAACAGTTAGTGAAACTGCTCGGTAAAAACGACATCAAAATCGCCCGGCGCACGGTGGCGAAATATCGCGGCGAATTGGGCCTGCTCTCTTCGAGTATGCGGCGAGTTTATTAACCTCGAATTGCGCTTTGTTATTTGAGCGCCGCCTTCGTTTCATTTTGCAGAAACTCCAAGTCCTCCCTCAGCTCGTCGGTCTTTGACGCGCGATCCATACGGTCGATAAACAAAATGCCGTGCAGATGATCGGTCTCGTGTTGGACGCAGCGTGCGAGCAAGCCGCCGCAGACGAACTCAATGGGTTCACCGCGGGCGTCTTCGGCTTTAACGCTGACTTTTTCCGGGCGCGTGACGTCGCCATAAATTTCCGGAAAACTCAGGCAGCCTTCGGCACCGCTGACAGGGTCGTTGAGCGGCATTACTTCGGGATTGATCAGCACCAGCGGCATCAGCGAATTTGGATCCGCCGTTTCGCCATCAATTTCCAGCGTGCTCGGTCGATTCTCGGCAGCGCGAATATCAATCACCGTGAGCTGAATTGCACGCCCCACTTGCTGCGCAGCGAGGCCGATGCCGCGATATTCCTCCATCGTCTCGAACATATTGCTGATGAATTCCTCCAGCTCAGGCGTTATCCTTTCCACCCGTGCGCCCTTCTCGCGCAGCACGGGGTTGCCATAAATAGTCAGCGGCAAAACCATTACTTCGTCTCCACCCCCAACAAGCCGAGGATGCGCTCGAGGTCGTCGTCTGAAAAATATTTGATGGTGAGCGCGCCTTTGCCATTGCGATGCCGTAAACTGACCTGTGTGCCGAGTGCTTGTTTGAGGCGATTTTCCAAATCCGAAATGTGCACATCGGCCTTCGTGCCGCCGGTTGTTTTTGTTTTGGGTGCCCCACCACTTTGGCCGTTTTGTAAATTGCTCACCAAAGTCTCTGTGTCGCGCACGCTGAGGGTGTCGCGGATGACGCGGTCGGCAGCGAGCTGTTGTTGCGCGGCATCGTCCAGCCCGAGAATCACTTTCGCGTGTCCCGTGGCCAAGCGGCCTTGGCGCACGTGGGTTTGCACGTCTTCATCAAGCTTGAGCAATCGCAGCGCGTTGGCCACGGCGGCGCGGCTTTTGCCCACACGCGTGGCGGCTTCTTCCTGCGTGAGTTGGAACGCATCAATGAGCAGACCGTACCCTTGCGCTTCCTCAATGGGATTCAAATCCTCGCGCTGCAAATTTTCCACCAACGCCATCTCGAGCACTTCAGCATCCGTCGCCTCGCGCACCACGGCGGGCACGGTTTCTAATCCCGCGATCTGCGTGGCGCGCCAGCGGCGTTCGCCCGCGATGAGCTCGTACTCTTCGCCAACCATTCGCACGACGAGCGGCTGAATGATTCCGTTGGCTTTAATCGATTCCGCCAGGCCTTCGAGTGCTTCGCGGTTAAATTCCTTGCGCGGCTGCAACGGGCACGGCTTCAGTTTTTTCCAATGCAACCGCAACACACGCTCGCCTTCCGCCACAGGGGCCAGGGCGGGGGTGGCGGCGTCGGGTGCGGCAGGCACGCTGGGGGGAGTTTCCTTTTGGGTTCCCAACAACGCGCCTAATCCTCGGCCTAATCCGGTCTTCGCCATGCGTGTTTGTGGGGCAGTCACATTGGGATGTCAAAGGCGTGTTTTTCACAATATCCTCGGCGCGTGACGCATAAGAGTGGATGGATCGCCGACCGCGTGGCGCATTTGGCCGAAAACAAACAAGGCCATGATGCGCGTTACCTTGGCTACTTCGAGTGCTTCAATGCCGGTGAATTTTACGAAGCCCACGATGTGCTTGAGGATTTGTGGCTCGAAACACGCGGTACCCCCGATGCCGATTTTTATAAAGCGCTCATTCAACTCGCCGGCGGATTTGTGCACCTCACGATGCACGAAAACCCCAAGTGGCCCGCCGCCGGCCATCGCCTCCGCCCCGCCCATCGCCTGCTCGGCAAGGCGCGGGGCTATTTGGAAAACTATCCCGCAGATCATCACGGCCTCGATGTGACGGCCGCCCTCGCCCTCATCGACCAATGGCGCACGCAGTTGGAGGAGAATGATTTCCAGAAGAATCCTTTGCATCAACACGATGCACCCACCCTTGCCAAGCCTCGATAGGGACACGCACAGGGCGTCCCTGCCAACAACTGAAGCTTGCCCCCGCTTGCCGCCGCCTCTAGGCTCGTCAACCATGAGCGAGCAACAGGTTGACGAGCGGATTGCGGCATTGGGCCGATACGTACTGGACGGCGGCACGATTGAAAAGGATGACGCCCTTTTTCTATTCGAGCTCGAAAACTCCGCGGATATCCACACGCTGCTGTCGTGGGGCAATCGCATTCGCGAGCATTTTAAGGGCAACAAGATTCATCTTTGCTCCATCGTCAACGCCAAGGCGGGGGCGTGTTCGGAGAATTGTTCGTTCTGTTCGCAATCTGCCGCGTACCAAACCGGATCACCTCGGTACGGGTTTGTGGATCCCGAGCCGGTTGCTGAGGCGGGCGAGGAGGCCAATCGTAATGGCGTGACGGCAGTCGGCCTGGTGGCGGCCTGGCGCGGATTGAAAGAAGGCCCGATGCTCGATGAGGTGTGCGATCGGATTCGCGAAATGAAGGATCAGGGGCAGACTCGGCCGGATGCGTCACTGGGTTTGATTGAGTCGCAGGAGGTGGCCAATCGGCTGAAGGATGCTGGTCTTGAATGCTATGGCCATAATCTCGAAAGTTCGGAACGTTTTTTTCCGGAACACTGCACGACACACACGTTTGAAGATCGCCTGCGCACGATTGGGTTTCTGAAAAAGGCGGGCATCAAGATTTGCAGCGGCGGCATTATCGGCATGGGCGAGACGCGCGCGGATCGATGTGATCTCGCCATGAGCTTGCGGGAGATCGATGCCAGTGTGGTGCCGGTGAATATTCTGAATCCCATCGAAGGCACGCCGCTGGCGGAACAGGAATCGCTGCCGCCATTGGAGATTCTCAAGACCGTTGCCTGTTTCCGATTCATTTTACCGCGCAAGGAAATCATGATTGCCGGTGGGCGCACGGTGAATTTGCGCGACCTGCAATGCATGGTGTTTCAGGCCGGCGCCAGCGCGTTGATGGTGGGTAACTATCTCACCACGCTAAATCAGCCGGTGGAAAAGGATCTGCAAATGCTGCGCGATCTCGGGCTCGACCCGGATTGGACGGAGTTTGATCCGAATGACACGGGCGATTGCGGTTGTGACGAGAAGGAATCCTGCGCCCCCACTGAGGCTTCCGAGACGGTAACGGCCTAGCCGTGAACCCTCGTGGGCTCAATGACGGCTGTTATCGCGGCGACCGCATTGATATCGAGTCTGTGCTCACCGACTGCCTCGCTGCCGCCGAGGCCCATGGCTGGACGGTTCGTTGGTTGGAAACAACGAGCCCGCTTCGGCTCCTGACCCTCCATCGTGCGCCGACCAATCCTCGCCGGCATCTTTATTTATCATCCGGCATTCACGGCGATGAGCCGGCCGCGCCGTTGGCGATGTTGCAGTTGTTGGAGGAAAATAATTGGCCGGAGGACACGGAACTGTGGCTGAGCCCCTGCCTGAATCCCACTGGGTTTCCGATCAATTCCCGCGAGAGCGCCAGTGGCGAGGATTTGAATCGAGATTACAAACACCGGCGCACCCCGGAGATCGCCGCCCATGTGGCGTGGCTGGAAACGTTGCCGGATTTTGAGTTCACTATCCAACTGCACGAGGATTGGGAGGCGCAGGGGTTTTATTTTTACGAACTGAAAATGGACGGCACCCCCACGGAGCCGCGCCGTGTATTGGAGGCTGTGTCGGCGGTGTGCCCGATTGATCATTCGCCGGAAATCGATGGGCGCAACAATGATAGCGGGCTCATCAAGCCTGAGCTGGATCCCGCTGTGCGCGAGCTATGGCCGGAAGCGTTTTGGCTGGTGATGAACAAAACGCGCCT
This genomic interval from Limisphaerales bacterium contains the following:
- the def gene encoding peptide deformylase, which translates into the protein MVLPLTIYGNPVLREKGARVERITPELEEFISNMFETMEEYRGIGLAAQQVGRAIQLTVIDIRAAENRPSTLEIDGETADPNSLMPLVLINPEVMPLNDPVSGAEGCLSFPEIYGDVTRPEKVSVKAEDARGEPIEFVCGGLLARCVQHETDHLHGILFIDRMDRASKTDELREDLEFLQNETKAALK
- a CDS encoding DUF309 domain-containing protein, with product MTHKSGWIADRVAHLAENKQGHDARYLGYFECFNAGEFYEAHDVLEDLWLETRGTPDADFYKALIQLAGGFVHLTMHENPKWPAAGHRLRPAHRLLGKARGYLENYPADHHGLDVTAALALIDQWRTQLEENDFQKNPLHQHDAPTLAKPR
- a CDS encoding ParB/RepB/Spo0J family partition protein, coding for MAKTGLGRGLGALLGTQKETPPSVPAAPDAATPALAPVAEGERVLRLHWKKLKPCPLQPRKEFNREALEGLAESIKANGIIQPLVVRMVGEEYELIAGERRWRATQIAGLETVPAVVREATDAEVLEMALVENLQREDLNPIEEAQGYGLLIDAFQLTQEEAATRVGKSRAAVANALRLLKLDEDVQTHVRQGRLATGHAKVILGLDDAAQQQLAADRVIRDTLSVRDTETLVSNLQNGQSGGAPKTKTTGGTKADVHISDLENRLKQALGTQVSLRHRNGKGALTIKYFSDDDLERILGLLGVETK
- the rpoN gene encoding RNA polymerase factor sigma-54; its protein translation is MQLGQRLAQMQVMSPQMQQSLAFLQAPMLDLRSMINKELQENPVLEELSPDEAAPADNGDATAEANGEAPEIQPPDGTKVDPTEESNGEPVDDFSKELERLAEMSEEWRDHFNASQVAPTTRPSEDDDERRQFMMESITSGTSLQDLLMEQSKMSDLNLEEMKVAEEIIGNIDDNGFLQMSVEELVEATECDREVVEETLSVIRSFEPAGVGASDLRECLLLQLERQGKIDTDEYKLVEHHMDALGRRRFPEIAKALGVEIDEVQDIAENISHLAPRPGSAFKNEPEQYVLPEVFVGWKDDQWEVTSNREEVPQLRISNSYKDLLAEARDSKDVREYIRAKIRDGNFLIKSIHQRQDTILNIAREIVARQEAFMEEGVSALKPMTMSEIAEKVEVHETTVSRAVSGKYMKTPQGLFEMRFFFTGAIATTSGEGVSNTSVKQMIADLVENEDKAKPLSDEQLVKLLGKNDIKIARRTVAKYRGELGLLSSSMRRVY
- a CDS encoding M14 family metallocarboxypeptidase, with product MNPRGLNDGCYRGDRIDIESVLTDCLAAAEAHGWTVRWLETTSPLRLLTLHRAPTNPRRHLYLSSGIHGDEPAAPLAMLQLLEENNWPEDTELWLSPCLNPTGFPINSRESASGEDLNRDYKHRRTPEIAAHVAWLETLPDFEFTIQLHEDWEAQGFYFYELKMDGTPTEPRRVLEAVSAVCPIDHSPEIDGRNNDSGLIKPELDPAVRELWPEAFWLVMNKTRLSYTCEAPSDFEMAVRVEALVTAVRALLTTEAQSAQS
- the bioB gene encoding biotin synthase BioB; translated protein: MSEQQVDERIAALGRYVLDGGTIEKDDALFLFELENSADIHTLLSWGNRIREHFKGNKIHLCSIVNAKAGACSENCSFCSQSAAYQTGSPRYGFVDPEPVAEAGEEANRNGVTAVGLVAAWRGLKEGPMLDEVCDRIREMKDQGQTRPDASLGLIESQEVANRLKDAGLECYGHNLESSERFFPEHCTTHTFEDRLRTIGFLKKAGIKICSGGIIGMGETRADRCDLAMSLREIDASVVPVNILNPIEGTPLAEQESLPPLEILKTVACFRFILPRKEIMIAGGRTVNLRDLQCMVFQAGASALMVGNYLTTLNQPVEKDLQMLRDLGLDPDWTEFDPNDTGDCGCDEKESCAPTEASETVTA